A part of Verrucomicrobiia bacterium genomic DNA contains:
- a CDS encoding phage protease, which produces MNNTFPIEARLAAALPTLPSANGEKELGQSQLGSAGVTELPTEIQWMPPGQHVIAATQGEAPVTQLVIVNAETAVRMEALLQELRAQAEAGAEDVPYFDFNHEDAEASARPLRFYWGGEDAITGGVRVEVEWTEPGRTALLGKAYRRFSPSFFVDVAGEVTGAPLNMGGLVNRAAFKTINPIVAGASDSDANQERSNIMDPMKLAAELAAAQKRILELEQQLTLKAKEQARAIVDTAIRTGKLAPQNTALHAKWVDALTKNPELSETLTGLATNQALISIVPHTMAPVHAAHSNGPEHEFVVKARQFAEQRKVVFTEAVMHVAAKEPELYEAYRTTLGE; this is translated from the coding sequence ATGAATAATACATTTCCGATTGAGGCGCGGTTGGCGGCGGCTTTGCCGACTTTGCCAAGTGCGAATGGGGAGAAGGAGTTGGGGCAATCTCAGCTAGGTAGTGCTGGGGTTACGGAGTTGCCGACGGAGATTCAATGGATGCCGCCGGGGCAGCATGTGATCGCGGCGACTCAAGGTGAGGCGCCGGTGACGCAGCTTGTGATTGTGAATGCGGAGACGGCGGTGCGGATGGAGGCGTTGTTGCAGGAGTTGCGGGCGCAGGCGGAGGCGGGTGCGGAGGATGTGCCGTATTTCGATTTCAATCACGAGGATGCGGAGGCTTCGGCGCGGCCACTCAGATTTTATTGGGGTGGCGAGGATGCGATCACGGGCGGGGTGCGAGTGGAGGTGGAGTGGACGGAGCCGGGTCGCACGGCGTTGTTGGGAAAGGCGTATCGCCGCTTTTCACCGAGCTTTTTTGTAGATGTCGCAGGCGAGGTCACGGGGGCACCGCTCAATATGGGCGGGCTGGTGAATCGCGCGGCGTTCAAGACGATCAACCCCATTGTCGCGGGGGCAAGTGACAGCGACGCAAACCAAGAAAGGTCAAATATTATGGACCCGATGAAACTGGCGGCTGAACTGGCTGCCGCACAAAAACGTATCCTGGAACTGGAACAGCAACTGACGCTGAAGGCGAAGGAGCAGGCGCGGGCGATCGTGGATACGGCGATCCGCACGGGCAAACTCGCACCGCAGAACACGGCGCTGCACGCGAAGTGGGTGGATGCGCTCACGAAGAATCCGGAGCTGTCGGAAACGCTCACGGGACTGGCGACGAATCAGGCGCTGATCTCGATCGTGCCGCATACGATGGCACCGGTGCATGCAGCGCATTCCAATGGGCCGGAGCATGAGTTTGTGGTGAAGGCGCGGCAGTTCGCGGAGCAACGCAAGGTGGTGTTCACGGAGGCGGTGATGCACGTGGCGGCGAAGGAGCCGGAGTTGTATGAGGCGTATCGCACCACGTTGGGTGAATGA
- a CDS encoding capsid cement protein — MGIEVYTDTAYRTFTEKTPGQLTGKEGYLVELTSDGLVQLLASGLAIGVMHGKLESSNDVNIRLLGKGGTMKCVKSGAIAVGARVKGASGGKITTTTTGDRSIGIIISPTTNGADGDVCEVLDIVEKV; from the coding sequence ATGGGTATCGAGGTTTATACAGACACGGCGTATCGGACGTTTACGGAGAAGACTCCGGGACAATTGACGGGCAAGGAGGGTTATCTGGTGGAGCTGACCAGCGATGGCCTGGTGCAGTTGCTGGCGAGCGGGCTGGCGATCGGTGTGATGCACGGGAAGCTGGAAAGCAGCAATGATGTGAACATCCGGTTGCTGGGCAAAGGCGGCACGATGAAGTGCGTGAAGAGCGGTGCGATCGCAGTCGGTGCACGCGTGAAGGGGGCGAGCGGTGGCAAGATCACGACGACGACCACGGGCGATCGTTCCATCGGCATCATCATCTCGCCGACCACGAATGGTGCGGATGGGGATGTGTGCGAGGTGCTGGACATCGTGGAGAAGGTCTAA
- a CDS encoding DUF935 family protein — MKILERVFSRWGKAGAVLEGPVQSKRTDESGGVSTAGGTPAAQALQRIVLPRARDRWMSAMARSYTPEMIHSVLRSALSGNLVAQWELFDLMEDTWPRLQKNLNDLKDAVCGESWAVQPYALTGAKPSREAVKRAKLLEQTLWRMNPRAAADENGFNATLKDIADAWGKGIAVLEVHWEQRAVAGAGQVIAPRCTTWVHPRYYGYAQNSPELMLNLRELSIGAAAPEMLKDAGEGFAVFPPDKFLIAIAKHKSGHPVGGALLRPLAWWWCASNFSAEWLLNFAQLFGLPLRWASYDPNQPGLLNKICDMLENMGSSAWAAFPAGTKIELHEPSRNGTDNPQAALLDRADKQCDLLILGQTLTSEAGDAGSRALGEVHQRVRADRKAALAAWTSEVLQQLSAAFCRLNFGDDLECPWLQPVVKEVRDAKAMAERDRILLEAGVELPKAWFYERHEIPMPNAGEDVVARRANEEIENEEGRMKKGGNIERPLVAPGANEGKKDGEKGNVQRPTSNVERPDGEKVVAPRANGKKGKEEEAV; from the coding sequence ATGAAGATTTTGGAGAGAGTTTTTAGTCGATGGGGGAAGGCTGGCGCTGTGTTGGAAGGGCCGGTGCAATCTAAACGGACGGATGAGAGCGGGGGCGTCTCGACTGCCGGCGGGACTCCGGCAGCACAGGCGTTGCAGAGGATTGTGTTGCCGAGGGCGCGGGATCGGTGGATGTCGGCGATGGCGCGGAGTTATACGCCGGAGATGATTCATTCGGTTTTGCGTTCGGCGTTGAGCGGGAATCTGGTGGCGCAGTGGGAGTTGTTTGATCTGATGGAGGATACTTGGCCGCGGTTGCAGAAGAATCTGAATGATTTGAAGGATGCGGTGTGCGGGGAGTCTTGGGCGGTGCAGCCGTATGCGTTGACGGGAGCGAAGCCTTCTCGCGAAGCGGTGAAGCGGGCAAAACTTTTGGAGCAAACTTTGTGGCGGATGAATCCGCGAGCGGCGGCGGATGAGAATGGGTTCAATGCGACGCTGAAGGATATCGCGGATGCATGGGGCAAGGGAATCGCGGTGCTGGAGGTGCATTGGGAGCAGCGCGCGGTGGCGGGTGCGGGCCAGGTGATCGCGCCACGCTGCACGACGTGGGTGCATCCGCGCTACTATGGTTACGCGCAAAATTCGCCGGAGTTGATGTTGAACTTGCGCGAGCTGTCGATCGGGGCGGCTGCGCCGGAAATGTTGAAGGATGCGGGGGAAGGGTTCGCGGTGTTTCCGCCAGATAAGTTTCTCATCGCGATCGCGAAACATAAGTCGGGTCATCCGGTGGGTGGGGCGTTGTTGCGGCCGTTGGCGTGGTGGTGGTGTGCCTCGAACTTCAGCGCGGAGTGGCTGTTGAATTTCGCACAGTTATTCGGGTTGCCGTTGCGCTGGGCGAGTTACGATCCGAATCAGCCAGGGTTGCTGAACAAGATCTGCGACATGTTGGAGAACATGGGAAGCTCCGCGTGGGCGGCATTTCCGGCGGGGACGAAGATCGAGCTGCATGAGCCGTCGCGGAACGGGACGGATAATCCGCAGGCGGCGCTGCTGGATCGCGCGGACAAGCAGTGTGATCTGCTGATCCTGGGGCAGACGCTGACGAGCGAGGCGGGAGATGCGGGGAGTCGCGCGCTGGGTGAGGTGCATCAGCGGGTGCGGGCGGATCGGAAGGCGGCGCTGGCAGCGTGGACGAGTGAGGTGCTGCAACAATTAAGCGCGGCGTTTTGTCGGTTGAATTTCGGTGATGATCTGGAGTGTCCGTGGTTGCAGCCGGTGGTGAAAGAGGTGCGGGATGCGAAGGCGATGGCGGAGCGGGATAGGATTTTGCTGGAGGCGGGGGTGGAGCTGCCGAAGGCGTGGTTTTATGAGCGGCATGAGATACCGATGCCGAATGCGGGAGAAGATGTCGTTGCACGACGGGCCAATGAGGAAATTGAGAATGAAGAAGGTAGAATGAAGAAAGGGGGAAACATCGAACGTCCACTGGTTGCACCAGGGGCGAATGAGGGGAAGAAGGACGGAGAAAAGGGAAACGTTCAACGTCCAACTTCCAACGTTGAACGTCCAGATGGGGAAAAAGTGGTTGCACCACGGGCCAATGGGAAGAAGGGAAAAGAAGAGGAGGCGGTGTGA